In Myripristis murdjan chromosome 2, fMyrMur1.1, whole genome shotgun sequence, a genomic segment contains:
- the nop58 gene encoding nucleolar protein 58, producing the protein MLVLFETAAGYAVFKVLDESKLQQVDSLWKEFETPEKANKVVKLKHFEKFQDTTEALAAATALVEGKIGKSLKKVLKKVVAKEAHEQLAISDAKLGGVIKDKLNLSCVHSPAVAELMRGIRNQMESLITGLPPKEISAMSLGLAHSLSRYKLKFSPDKVDTMIVQAISLLDDLDKELNNYIMRCREWYGWHFPELGKIITDNLAYCKSVRKIGDRTNVSSSDLSDILPEEIEAEVKLAAEISMGTEVSEQDIGNIMHLCDQVIEITEYRSQLYDYLKNRMMAIAPNLTVMVGELVGARLISHAGSLLNLAKHPASTVQILGAEKALFRALKTRKDTPKYGLIYHASLVGQTTAKNKGKISRMLAAKAALAIRYDALGEDTNAEMGAENRAKLEARLRQLEEKGIRRISGTGKAMAKADKYQHKSEVKMYDPSGDSTIPSTSKKRKFEEVEEEEEEPEEPVTPVVKTKKPKKEPVTEEEAEAAAEEPPKKKKKKKDKKAEVAEEPKEEEQEVTVTEESTEKKKKKKKKKVKEEEED; encoded by the exons ATGCTTGTGCTGTTCGAAACCGCCGCTGGATATGCAGTATTCAAA GTCCTCGACGAGTCCAAGCTGCAGCAGGTCGACAGCTTGTGGAAGGAGTTTGAGACCCCTGAGAAGGCAAACAAAGT TGTGAAGTTGAAGCACTTTGAGAAGTTTCAGGACACGACAGAGGCCTTGGCAG CTGCCACTGCCCTGGTTGAGGGAAAAATCGGCAAGAGTTTGAAGAAAGTTCTCAAGAAGGTTGTGGCCAAGGAGGCTCACGAGCAGCTGGCCATCAGTGATGCCAAACTTGGCGGGGTCATCAAA GACAAGCTGAACCTGAGCTGCGTCCACAGCCCTGCTGTGGCTGAGCTGATGAGGGGCATCAGGAACCAGATGGAGAGCCTCATCACTGGGCTTCCCCCCAAGGAGATCAGCGCCATGTCCCTGGGGCTGGCACACAG TTTATCCCGCTACAAGTTGAAGTTCAGTCCGGATAAAGTGGACACCATGATCGTACAGGCCATCT CTCTCCTGGATGACCTGGACAAAGAGCTTAACAACTACATCATGCGCTGCAGAGAGTGGTATGGCTGGCACTTCCCCGAGCTGGGCAAGATCATCACAGACAACCTGGCCTACTGCAAATCTGTCCGCAAGATag GTGATCGTACAAACGTCTCCAGCAGCGATCTGTCAGACATCCTCCCTGAGGAAATCGAGGCTGAGGTGAAACTGGCCGCTGAAATCTCCATGGGAACAGAAGTGTCAGAACAGGACATTGGCAACATAATGCACCTGTGTGACCAG GTGATTGAGATCACAGAATACCGCTCTCAGCTGTACGACTACCTGAAGAACCGAATGATGGCCATCGCTCCCAACCTGACAGTGATGGTGGGGGAGCTGGTCGGTGCTCGTCTCATCTCACACGCTG GATCCCTACTGAATCTGGCCAAGCACCCTGCCTCCACAGTGCAGATTCTTGGAGCAGAGAAAGCCCTGTTCAGAGCCCTGAAGACCCGCAAAGACACACCCAAGTACGGTCTCATCTACCACGCCTCTCTAGTGGGCCAGACCACGGCCAAGAATAAGGGCAAG ATCTCCAGAATGCTGGCAGCTAAAGCAGCCCTGGCTATTCGCTACGACGCCCTTGGAGAGGACACAAATGCAGAAATGGGAGCAGAGAACCGCGCCAAGCTGGAGGCCAGACTGCGCCAGCTGGAGGAGAAGGGC ATTCGAAGAATCAGTGGGACAGGCAAAGCCATGGCAAAGGCAGACAAATACCAGCACAAGAG TGAGGTGAAAATGTATGATCCGTCCGGAGATTCTACAATTCCTTCCACCTCAAAGAAGAGGAAGTTtgaggaagtagaggaggaggaggaggagcctgaAGAGCCCGTAACACCCGTGGTCAAAACCAAAAAGCCCAAGAAGGAGCCAGTAACAGAAG aagaagcagaagcagcagcagaagagcctcccaagaagaagaagaaaaagaaggacaaGAAAGCCGAGGTCGCTGAGGAGCcaaaagaggaggagcaggaggtgacAGTAACAGAGGAG tcaacagaaaagaagaaaaagaagaagaaaaagaaggtaaaggaggaggaagaagactGA